ACTATATAATGGGACACCATATAATCTTTGTAACATTTTATATCTAAATTATGGGTCACTCTCTTGTTATTCAGGGATCAGTGAAACAGTTTAGTACCAAAAGAGTTCTGACatcctgctgcctctctattTCCCCTCCTCACTTATCCGTCCTACTGTGACATGCAAAATAATCTGTATCCTCTGCCCATTTAAATAGTATAACTCTTCTTATCCTGCATAATAGTTTGTCCTTTGTGTTGCAACgtaaaacctaaataaaaaagaaaatccttcaTACTGAGagctaaattattattttttgacatttttctgataatggaggatatcaaattgcatttctgagtacttctttgttcatattgttgtgaaacaggaggagacaaaatttgccatttgaaaaagattgtagttaTGACGTAAAAAATATGCTGATTAGGCCACTTGTAGGCGACttgatccatgaacgtcttcattttccttgtccgagttggcatctggctcaaaactatatggctggatagctctgatattgctctgCAATTATGTTTCACCAGTAATGTCAGGTTGAGCAGAGAGCTCTCAACTATGGGTGAGGGGAAAGGGGATAGGGCTTGCTCCATACTGACAacttggaggcaaatttctgatgaactactgccattcTGCataaacgacacaggtttttagattttgaattAAAACTGCAAACTTATGAAGAATCTCTTTAACTGTTTATGCAATCAgcgtaattccagcggattctgtaGCGGAGGAAAGCAGGTTTTCGCTGATACGCAACACTTATGCAgtcaatgtaaatcagctgattctattTCTATTTCCCCTCCTCACTTTTCCATCCTACTGTGACATGCAAAATACTCTGTATCCTCTGCCCATTGAAATAGTATAACTCTTCTTGTCCTGCATAGTAGTTTGTCCTTTGTGTTGTATcgtaaaaccaaaataaataaataaatcctccATACTGAGagctaaattattattatttgaccACCCGAAATGTTTAAAGTAACAGAGCTTTTATTAAAACTGCTTGCGTTGGAGCAGAGAACAAAATAAGacgttacatttgtttttcactGTTATTATACCAGGTGatattttttgtttccatttgatAAATATTTTGCCTAAGTAATCAAGACATGTACCGAAACTGCTGTGCAACAAAATACATATTGTTGTCTTTTATGTAATAATGTGTTATTTTGACTAGGTTTTTTCTTAGAAATTCCTTTAGAACTCATTATCTATTAATAAATTACTAACAAACCTTCCTAGAAATGAAATCTTAGAGATCCAGTTTAGACTAGAATTGATAAACTCCATGAGAGACTTTTAATATGCACTGTAGAGGAAAACGTATGCCAATAAAGCTAGGATCAAAATGGAAATAGTCTTCAATATTgtagaatttgtttttaattgtgctAAACTgcataaattgaaaaaaaaaatcaaatacaattaaaaacattaaacctTTCTTTCACCAGCTTAGTTGCCTTGTGAGAGAGTGTCCACTCTGAGACTGGAGGGTTGAGTTCAAATCCACGTTTGagtcaaaccaaagaaaataaatgcctTCCTGTATTTACTTTCTTTTCCATCCTGCTTGACACTCCGCATTAAGGGGTTTGGTTGAAGGGTTAAACAGCCAAGTGGTTGCCTAATGTGGCAAACATTCCTCTgagggatgggtcaaatgcggagaacaaatttcacacacccatggtgcgtgacagctaatgggactttgaAAATATCATCAACTAtgatgttttatctgttttgttttatgaataaTGTGTGTTTTCATATTAATTTTAGTACAGTAAGTGAATTAATtactgtatatttttattttataagtgAAACTAGACCAAAGACTGTCTTGATATTTAAGTAGGTGGATATGAATGAGTTTATTCTGTGTTTACTGGAGTATGGGACCATGTAAATAGTTTACAAGTGTAATCTGTGAGTCACGTATCTGACGTTACACAACGTTTAGCCGAACGTTTTACCCAGCTTTAGtgcattttaattattattcatCAAATCATTTAGTTTGAATCTACTGTAGCAGCAATCATACAAGCTAAGTTCTGCAGGTCAATACCACCAGGTGGAGCTGCAGTCCAGCAGAAGCATTTGGGCTTTTTTGGCATCTCTATCACACAGATGTTATTCAGTTTTCTTGTGTGCTCTctgttttcattgtttattgGCAATCCAAATAAATTGAGTCtggaaaaactgtaaacatcCAAACTCGGTCTCCCAAGTTCATAACCTGATCATTTGAAATTAGCTTTGATGTCTTTAAAGTATTTTGTGAAACTGCTCTGTTGTTATGCAAGCAACAATTTTTTTCgtttaaaaaggttaaaattaagtcaaaaactaacattttaaaagagatttctgTTCTGTGCAAAATGTAGAATCAATTTTTTGACATCAAATGACTGATGGCAAAagttttgtcatgctttttaaatgactaaatgCTGTCAGAACATATTTATAAGATTAACTGCCATTATTATTAACTAAAAAAGTGATCAACCTCTTGTTCTTTGTAAGTGTCTGGGTGGTCTATGCATGCAAGAAATGCAGCCTTCCTCTTGGAGTGGAGGGTGAGACTTGTGGTATATAAGGGCTGCTGGGAGTCGGCTTTCATCACTCTGGAACTGGAAAGGCTTGCCTAAAACAAGGATGAAGCTCCTCTTAGCAGCTGCACTCTTTGTACTCTACACCTTTGACTCTGCTGACTCTTCAGCTTATGACAAAATTCTTACCCACAGTCGCATCAGGGCAAAAAAAGAAGGGTAAgccatttaaaatctgttttgtgtgtgtgtgtgtatatatatatatatatatatatatatatatatatatatatatatatatatatatatatatatatatatatatatttaaagtttGCCTTTTTAAGCTGTGTTGCCatattttgtctgtgtgtgtgccttAAATGTGAAGGAAGCATCTAaattctaatcttttttttgcttcaaggTGGTGTGCAAAAATATTGCTTTGGAGGTCTTAGTGGGAAAAAAATTTCTTGAAATGTGgctgaaatgtattttctaagCCATGCAAAACTAAGATGATTCAGAAACATTTCACACACAGCAAACATCTGCGCAAAAAGTCTCTGGTTTCAGTTGCAGTGGTTGTTAAATACTTATTCACACTTGCCCTGATGCCTTTACTGTCTTTATCAAATTAGTAATGCCTTGTCCACGTtcatttattgcatctttttagACCCAATGTCTGTGCCCTCCAGCAAGTTATGGGGACCAAGAAGAAGTATTTCAGCACTTGCCGCAATTGGTACCATGGAGCCATCTGTGGAAAGAAAGCGTGAGTGTTGTTTCATTCAATCAGATCAATTGATTTGTCAgctgaaaaatgtttgtgcatGTATTTCTGATGATGTTTCAAGtttccttcctgctcctcttttgCTTCTTTTCAAGAGTTTGATGGAAACTTGGATAGTTCCACAGagagtggggaggggggggacaTCTGTTATCCAACTTTCACTTACATTGCTGGGTCAAAtgagaaacacatttttggatccTGCCCCAAACTCTTTATGGAGAAGACAATCCTGTTTAATCCCTTCAACTCAAATCGGGTTGTCTTAAAAGAAGGatcctttttttgtcaatgtttgCCACCGTGGTGAACCACTGACTCCAGGATATCATGTGGCCACAGAACTTTATTTATGAATGgaaacatttaaagtttaatatttaaaagctatttGGGGGGGTTATTATTCCAGCCAGCTCAGCTCTTTTCATTTTGAAGTGGGTGCCAACCATGTCGGTTTTATACGTCATTTTCCTTCCCTCATATATAAGCACACAGTAAAAACCCACAATGAAGTTTTGCTTTGTGCTTCACAGCACCACTTGGAGCTTTCAAAACAGTGCTGATGGATTCACTCCACTACCATCCAATTAGCATCTTCTCATTCATAAAACACAGACTGATGTAAATATCACCAACACGTTTTTATGACAATAAATCTAAACCAATTTAgagaaacaatgaaaaacatttggatAACATAATATTATGGTGCAGTTTTGCTCATTGTAGTTCCTAATCTGACACAGATGACGCtgttaaagaaaatcttttcaGATGTGTCTCACATGCACTCTTACATAAACTTCACTGGTTTTGCCCAGCAGCTCCGAAAAATTTCTCTTCATGTCAAAGTTCCGATCTTTTTCCAAATGTGCTATCAGGTTGAGTTGAAGtacatttggcacacacatTACAATTCAGAAAGTCCTGCTAATTCTGCAACATTGGCTGCAAAAGGGAAGGTTTGCCCATAAAAACGAGTTGTTTAAGGAGTTAGAACAGCTTCTTCAAGACAGGATGTTCCCACACAAGTTTCCTGCAGTCAATTAGCACATTTGTCTCCATGTCCTGAACTGGTTGGTAAGAGAAAATGTTCACTGCTCAACTTCCAAACCACTTATTCAGAACATCTCACCGACAATGTAAAACCGCATCAGTTGCATGAATCATACTTTATGACAAAGTTATCAAGACAAGTGGAACAGTATTTCTGTAAAAGAGCACGACAGTCAAAAGTTTCCAGCTCTACTGCCAAAAACAATCATTTGGAGTGGGAAAGGGGCTCAACGTGGGTTATGCTGACTCTGCAGGACTctcatcccagttcttgcatatTCATTTAACCCTGACATAAATACAGCTGTAAGAAGAAGCAGCGGTCTGGATCCTGTCCGAAGCATCAGCAGTAGATAAATCATGGAGCAGCGTATCTCATCAAACTCTCTGCTTGTTGTGTCTTTGATTTTGAGTAATCAaagacctttatttttttctttattttttggcttttaaagACTCTTGTTAGTAATCTTGCAGTACCAGAATATAAACTAAAATTGGCTTTAAATTACGGTCCCACTTTCCATTTAGGAGGTATTAACATCAGAAAATTACAAAACATGGGATTACTGTCTACTTGTGAGTGGTTAATTAGTTCATCTTATTTGCCCCTATTACTGCAGTCATAAAGCTAGATCAGAAGATCTCGGGCAATAAAAATGTGGGTGTCTTACCCTGGCAAACTCTCCCGACAGCTTTGCGAACATGTGGTGTTGTTTAAACCTACTAGCTCCGTctgggctgttttttttaatattttgtgagTTTTCTTAAATTGTGGAATACCTGCCTTTTACAAGGGGTGAAATGTACATCGCCGCATGTTTAGCTTATGCATAAAGGAGCCTGTGCGGATCTGAAATGAATCATCGTATTTATACAAGATGTGTTTATGCTTTGCAGCTGCACTGAATTTTACAACTCCACCAAGGCTGAAAGAACTGGCAAACTTAGCAGAAAATactattttatacattttatctttaatttataaatttaccttaaatttataaaatatgttCTAAGACACCCTTTTTTTTACGAAATAGCTTCTGAACAATTTTATGTTTCAAACAgtacaataaaaaacatgtttccagTGGCTtccaaactttttccaaaacaaaaatctaactCTTTGTTTAGTAAAGTAAAGTGTCTAAAGATGCCAAAATggattaacttaaaaaaagtttgcagtAAAAACTACTACTGTAATGGTAGCACAAGCCTCAGGGCATCAAGTGTATTAGTTTTGGCTCAAACTGGTGCACAGTGTTGTCTACTGGGATAATGAGTATCATCTGGAAAAACTATGAATTCATTTGATGACAGTTCCACTGAAAAATGAAGCAGCCAGAAgatgtcaaaacagtcagacgaacaatatttctttttttcttttgtctgcttgCAGAACTGTGCTTTATGAGTGCTGCCCAGGCTATATCAAGCTGGACGGCATGCGTGGTTGTCCTGCAGGTACAACtttcacaccttttttttttttacaatattacAAAATCAAGCTCAAAGATATCAATCAATATCAATAAAGGCATGTTGATAACTAAACAAGTCATCTGTTCTCTAGTTGCCCCGATCGACCATGTTTACGGGAGCTTGGGTATAGTGAAAGCGTCATCAACTCAAAAGTATGCAGACATTTCTAAAGTGAGACCTGAGATTGAGGGATCTGGATCTTTCACTTTCTTTGCTCCCAGCAACGAAGCCTGGGAGCTGTTGGACGAGGTGATTTAAGCTCTAAATTAAAATTCCGTCTTCTCTCCCACCAAAtctaaacattttcttgttctcgTCTAACAGGATGTGAGGAATGCGCTGGTTAGCAATGTCAACATTGAACTGTACAATGCTCTGCATTATCACATGGCCAACAAACGTCTTCTTAccaaagatttgaaaaatggAATGACAATCACCTCCATGTACAATGACCTTGATCTCCACATAAACCATTATTCCAATGGGGTGAGTTTAGCCTTGAAGAAACCACACCAaaaccccacacacactaacTTGAAAAATGCtaagaaaacatcttttatgTGACATTTGCAGGTGGTGACTGTAAACTGTGCTAGGATAATCTCTGGAAACCAGATTGCCACCAATGGAGTGGTGCACGTCATTGACCGTGTCATTAGTGCAATTGGTAACAGCATGCAGGATGTCATTGAGGTGGAGGATGACTTGACTACTCTGTCTGTAAGTATACACACAGGTAAAGGAGGATTTGTAGTTTATGTTACCAAACAATGAAGTTTAACTAAATGAAAGTGTGCTAAACAACATACTTTTTAGGACCTTGCCCAAACCAGTGGATTGTTGGAGAAACTGGGTCAGCCGGGACATTACACTCTTTTTGCCCCCACCAACGACGCTTTTGATAAACTAGGCAGTGATGTCTTAGAAAGACTTCAGAGTGATAAAGAGGTCCTCAAAGGTGAAATTATCTGCTTTCTTTCTAAATCAGCTTTAATCTCTTAAGACTTGGTGTCCACGTGTGAGGGCATCACATTAAGGGTTATACTACCACAATGGTCAATTTGCTAATCTAGGGCCCTGTGACTATGTATGTGGAGGGTTACCTCAAGTTTTAATGTTACGTTAACACTGGTTACGTGTCACACATTCCAGAATGCGCTAAATGcgaatctttttatttttcagctctattccaatatttaaaagacttggtgtcatatatttCTGACTGGGCACAAActggaaatttttaatttttccttttccaaaggttggaaattaaaaaggaattaaaaaggacgctaCCAATACGTCCCTACAAAATCGGAGTCcttgactggtcaaagttcagtttggtttaactttaaatacGTGTTCGTCCCGTCTTGAAGAAGCTGCTTGTTTTGTACGTAGGGCCTGAAAATTGGCATTCAAAACTTGTGTAGTGACGCATTGCCAAGGGCggcgtgaacgtagcattaAGAGGTTACATTTTTTGCACTAAGAAAAGTGAACCATGATGATTACAGAACATTTGCCCATTTTGTGGAACTGAAAGGAAAATATGCAAAAGTTActtgaataaagttttgaataaaacaatgcTACATATACACTTATTCACGTTTTTATGATAGGTTTAACAGAAAAtgagttttaaacatttctaatcACATGAAaattcacaaacaaaaaaaatagaaaaaataataaaaaaatatatacatatatatatatatatatatatatatatatatatatatatatatatatatatatatatatatatatatatatatatatatatatatatataccaagGACATTgtaaaactatatatttttatttgattactaCAACTTACTGGATAAAATCAGAACCCTTTGGCCCAAAGTAAACGGAGAGTATAAAGTCATTACAGAGAAGGACCACAAGGATCTCAAGGGTTTTTAGGTTTTCAGGACCTAATATGTCTTATGCTGGAAATGTCACTCAGAACATGACAATTTTTGAGAgtattttggaaaaatgatCCATGCTCTAACTGAAGGTGTCCTGTTTCAGCTCTTCTGAGTTTCCATCTCCTGGACTCAGTCCAGTGCTCTGAAGCCATCATGGTTGGAAGCTCGTATGAGACCCTGGAGGGAAACAGCATCGAAATTGGCTGCGACGGGGACAGCTTGACAGTGAACGGAGTCAAAatggttctgaaaaaagacattgTTACTAAAAACGGTGTCATTCATCTCATTGACCAAGTACTCCTTCCAGACTCTGGTAAGCCTCCCATTTCCTTCACTCCTCCAACCCAGACAtgatgtttttatgttgttggttttttgaCGGACTCTGAAATTCCTGCTCTCTTTGAAGCCAAGCAGGTCATGGAACTGTTGGGAAGTTCCCAGTCAACCTTTGGTGACATGATTTCTGAGCTGGGCATTTCTACCAGCATGGCGTCGGACGCTGAGTACACCTTCTTGGCTCCTCTCAATGATGTGTTCACTGGTGAGTCACATGCATCTTTTTATGACATGTTGCCTCTGTTTTCCATTCAGGAGGAATGTCTGAATATGAATGGCAAATCTTTGCCGTTTCTGTCTAGACTGATTTTCCAAGCTGACTTTATGGCGCATAcacagatctttttttcttattattctCAATAGGTAGACGCTGTGGATCATTTAGTGCTAAATTAAGGAAAGTCAAATTTACACTTCCCTTAGAAAGAAAAAGTGTGTCCCTTCAGCAATTAAATCATCATTATTATGGATATAAAAATGGTGAAGGCAGCACAAACATGGTCCAGATGAAAACTTTTCAACTGATGTTGGTAAATTGGTCTACAACTATcacaataaatatttcaaagccCCAtgccgatcatcttttgatctgctaTTAAAGCATTTAGAGTGGTCTTTCAGTTACAATTATGCAGGTTTTAGccgaaaaaaaaaaccaacaactcaTTTTTCAGTatatagtttcagcagagcggcaggggtTCATTACAAATAAGCCTATGAGTTGCTGGAAGAATGATTGGAGCAGACCAACAccaccccatttcccatcacctATCTGTTTTTACGTTGCAACAAAAATTCGCagtattggagcaatccagccatacagttttgagccagatgccagctcagacgaggaaaacaaagacatacatgatctagtcgtctgcaagtggatgcatcggaatggataCTTTACAGCTACAACTTGttttaaatggcattttatGTCAGcttttgattcacaaaaatttgaataaagaaatacacagaaattcaattttaagcttaactttctttcTATAATCATgagcaaaatgccacaagatcatgttgaaaacaacaaaaacaggactttaattggagtgggtctttagccCCTTGATGCCTATAAAGTATGTCAAACCCAGTGGACATTAGTTACTACTGACCACTGTAttaaatttatgaaaataagCTAAGAAAAAATCTATAGATTTGGGCAGATTGGAGTCTTTCTCAGCTCTGTGACCTAGTGGAGAATTCTCTGCCCTAAGACTGGAGGATTGTGGGTTTCTGAGCAtggctgtgactgcagctcagCGCTCCCCTGTCAAGTGcaaagaacacattttaaagCTGTATTTTAAACCAGATCCTCCTCACTGTGAAGGTGTTCCACTTACAGCACAACTGTgcacaaaaaatgaacatgtcTCATATGGTGGGTACCTGTCCATGGTGGGCCACATTTCATGCTTGAGTTTGTGTTAATGCTGCAACTGCTTTTGAGCCATGCCAAAATAACACCAACTGCAAAGAATCTGTTCAAAATTTTGATTTCAAGTGAtaccagaacaaaaaaacaagtaaatgaaATCAAACAAATCTTTTACAGATGAAGTCATGTCTATAGATCAAGATGATCTCAGGGTTATCCTGGAGAACCACGTCTTTAAGAATAAGATCATGCTGGGACAACTGTACAACGGCCAGCTGCTGGAGACCATTGCAGGAAAAACCCTCAGGGTCTTTATCTATCGCACGGTACGTCATCTTTTCTGATTCTGGGCTTAAAATTTACAGCTGCATGCTAGAAAACACACATTGTATGCATTAGCCGTTGCCTTTTCACTGACATTTGATGTACTGCGTTTGATAAATCACATGAAATGCCCTAA
The Oryzias latipes chromosome 13, ASM223467v1 DNA segment above includes these coding regions:
- the postn gene encoding periostin isoform X2, whose translation is MKLLLAAALFVLYTFDSADSSAYDKILTHSRIRAKKEGPNVCALQQVMGTKKKYFSTCRNWYHGAICGKKATVLYECCPGYIKLDGMRGCPAVAPIDHVYGSLGIVKASSTQKYADISKVRPEIEGSGSFTFFAPSNEAWELLDEDVRNALVSNVNIELYNALHYHMANKRLLTKDLKNGMTITSMYNDLDLHINHYSNGVVTVNCARIISGNQIATNGVVHVIDRVISAIGNSMQDVIEVEDDLTTLSDLAQTSGLLEKLGQPGHYTLFAPTNDAFDKLGSDVLERLQSDKEVLKALLSFHLLDSVQCSEAIMVGSSYETLEGNSIEIGCDGDSLTVNGVKMVLKKDIVTKNGVIHLIDQVLLPDSAKQVMELLGSSQSTFGDMISELGISTSMASDAEYTFLAPLNDVFTDEVMSIDQDDLRVILENHVFKNKIMLGQLYNGQLLETIAGKTLRVFIYRTAVCIENSCLIRGTKEGANGALHLMKTLLKPAAKTMFEILKQNGNFKIFLSLMEAAGLTDVLRQEGSFTLFAPSDKAFASLATRDLELLKSNKNALKTILLYHLTNAVFVSGGLEVGVTNLLKSLQGSSLKLIFANSTTQVNSVKVPEADIMATNGVVHFVNQVLYPEDMPVGSQDLLMVLRKLVTYIQVKYIAGFKYQEIPLTFMKTIVTHVVKEGEPSTIMTTRVVKSGSKPRLFKEEAFSTGRVTGGLRHTGGVPRPTS
- the postn gene encoding periostin isoform X3 — translated: MKLLLAAALFVLYTFDSADSSAYDKILTHSRIRAKKEGPNVCALQQVMGTKKKYFSTCRNWYHGAICGKKATVLYECCPGYIKLDGMRGCPAVAPIDHVYGSLGIVKASSTQKYADISKVRPEIEGSGSFTFFAPSNEAWELLDEDVRNALVSNVNIELYNALHYHMANKRLLTKDLKNGMTITSMYNDLDLHINHYSNGVVTVNCARIISGNQIATNGVVHVIDRVISAIGNSMQDVIEVEDDLTTLSDLAQTSGLLEKLGQPGHYTLFAPTNDAFDKLGSDVLERLQSDKEVLKALLSFHLLDSVQCSEAIMVGSSYETLEGNSIEIGCDGDSLTVNGVKMVLKKDIVTKNGVIHLIDQVLLPDSAKQVMELLGSSQSTFGDMISELGISTSMASDAEYTFLAPLNDVFTDEVMSIDQDDLRVILENHVFKNKIMLGQLYNGQLLETIAGKTLRVFIYRTAVCIENSCLIRGTKEGANGALHLMKTLLKPAAKTMFEILKQNGNFKIFLSLMEAAGLTDVLRQEGSFTLFAPSDKAFASLATRDLELLKSNKNALKTILLYHLTNAVFVSGGLEVGVTNLLKSLQGSSLKLIFANSTTQVNSVKVPEADIMATNGVVHFVNQVLYPEDMPVGSQDLLMVLRKLVTYIQVKYIAGFKYQEIPLTFMKTIVTHVVKEGDVGEEEPWF
- the postn gene encoding periostin isoform X1 gives rise to the protein MKLLLAAALFVLYTFDSADSSAYDKILTHSRIRAKKEGPNVCALQQVMGTKKKYFSTCRNWYHGAICGKKATVLYECCPGYIKLDGMRGCPAVAPIDHVYGSLGIVKASSTQKYADISKVRPEIEGSGSFTFFAPSNEAWELLDEDVRNALVSNVNIELYNALHYHMANKRLLTKDLKNGMTITSMYNDLDLHINHYSNGVVTVNCARIISGNQIATNGVVHVIDRVISAIGNSMQDVIEVEDDLTTLSDLAQTSGLLEKLGQPGHYTLFAPTNDAFDKLGSDVLERLQSDKEVLKALLSFHLLDSVQCSEAIMVGSSYETLEGNSIEIGCDGDSLTVNGVKMVLKKDIVTKNGVIHLIDQVLLPDSAKQVMELLGSSQSTFGDMISELGISTSMASDAEYTFLAPLNDVFTDEVMSIDQDDLRVILENHVFKNKIMLGQLYNGQLLETIAGKTLRVFIYRTAVCIENSCLIRGTKEGANGALHLMKTLLKPAAKTMFEILKQNGNFKIFLSLMEAAGLTDVLRQEGSFTLFAPSDKAFASLATRDLELLKSNKNALKTILLYHLTNAVFVSGGLEVGVTNLLKSLQGSSLKLIFANSTTQVNSVKVPEADIMATNGVVHFVNQVLYPEDMPVGSQDLLMVLRKLVTYIQVKYIAGFKYQEIPLTFMKTIVTHVVKEGEPSTIMTTRVVKSGSKPRLFKEEAFSTGRVTVRRTPPRRVLGDVGEEEPWF
- the postn gene encoding periostin precursor (The RefSeq protein has 3 substitutions compared to this genomic sequence), with the translated sequence MKLLLAAALFVLYTFDSADSSAYDKILTHSRIRARKEGPNVCALQQVMGTKKKYFSTCRNWYHGAICGKKATVLYECCPGYIKLDGMRGCPAVAPIDHVYGSLGIVKASSTQKYADISKVRPEIEGSGSFTFFAPSNEAWELLDEDVRNALVSNVNIELYNALHYHMANKRLLTKDLKNGMTITSMYNDLDLHINHYSNGVVTVNCARIISGNQIATNGVVHVIDRVISAIGNSMQDVIEVEDDLTTLSDLAQTSGLLEKLGQPGHYTLFAPTNDAFDKLGSDVLERLQSDKEVLKALLSFHLLDSVQCSETIMVGSSYETLEGNSIEIGCDGDSLTVNGVKMVLKKDIVTKNGVIHLIDQVLLPDSAKQVMELLGSSQSTFGDMISELGISTSMASDAEYTFLAPLNDVFTDEVMSIDQDDLRVILENHVLKNKIMLGQLYNGQLLETIAGKTLRVFIYRTAVCIENSCLIRGTKEGANGALHLMKTLLKPAAKTMFEILKQNGNFKIFLSLMEAAGLTDVLRQEGSFTLFAPSDKAFASLATRDLELLKSNKNALKTILLYHLTNAVFVSGGLEVGVTNLLKSLQGSSLKLIFANSTTQVNSVKVPEADIMATNGVVHFVNQVLYPEDMPVGSQDLLMVLRKLVTYIQVKYIAGFKYQEIPLTFMKTIVTHVVKEGEPSTIMTTRVVKSGSKPRLFKEEAFSTGRVTGDVGEEEPWF